GCTGACCTGCTGCTCTTCGGCCGCCGGGACGGTGAGCCCAGGGGTCCCCTGGTCCTGCTAGGCCACGTCCGACCCACCACCGGCACCACCCTGTACCGGGCCGACCTAGTCGGCCAGGTCTTCGAGTCGTCGCGCCGTCCGTTGGCCACCGAGGCCTTCGATACGGGAAGCACGACCGCCGGGACGGTCAGCGTGGGAACCGACCGGGATGTCAACGTGGTGGCTATCCCGGTCCGACGGTCGGGGCGTACGGTCGGCGTGGTAGTACGCGAGAGGTTCCGCCCGGAGAGCCGTCCGACCAGCGAGCAGGAGCGCACTTATCTGACGGTCTTCGACCGGTTCGCGTCCATGATCGAGGCAGGCGAGTTCCCGTACCGAGACGTGGAGCGCCTCCGCCACCGGACACCCCGGGTGGGCGACGGCCTCCTATTGGTCGACGCAGAGGGCCGAATCGAGTTCGCGTCGCCCAATGCCGTCTCCGTCCTCCATCGGCTAGGGATGACCCGGGGCGTTGTCGGCGCCCGATTCGGCGACACCGGGTTGGGCTCGGCGATGCTGCGATCAGCGTTCTCCCGGCGGACGGCGGCCATCGACGAGATGGAGCGGTCCGACGAGGTGGCGGTGGTCAGCCACTGCTTTCCGCTGCTGGACACGGGGGTGGCCACCGGGGCCATCGTCCTGGTCCGCGACGTGACCGAACTCCGCCGACGGGATCGCCAATTGGTGTCCAAGGACACCACCATCCGGGAGATCCACCACCGGGTGAAGAACAACTTGCAGACCATCTCGTCGCTACTGAGGCTCCAAGCCCGGCGGCTGCAGTCCGACGAGGCCCGAGCGGCCTTGGGGGAGTCGGTACGTCGCATCGGGTCCATCTCCGTCGTACACGAGACCCTGGCCCAGAGCGCCGACGATGACGTGGCGTTCGGCGAGATTGTGCGCCCTCTAGTCCGCGTTGTGGAGGAGAGCGTCTCCTCGCCGTTGCGTCCCCTGTCGTTCACGGTCCAGGACGAGGCGGGCGTAGTTCCCGGCCAGGTCGCCATGACCCTGGCCGTGGTCCTGACCGAGTTGCTCCAGAACGCCGTGGACCATGCCTTCCCACCAGACGAGGTGGACACCTCGGCCTCGGGAACCGTACGGATCGAGTTCGACCGGCGTGCCGACGGCCTGGCCGTGCGGGTGGTCGACGACGGGGTGGGGGTTCCCGAGGGCTTCGACGTGGCCGAGGCCACGGGCCTCGGGCTGACCATCGTGCGGACATTCGTGGAGGGCGAGCTGGGGGGGCGCATCCGACTAGATCGGGTGGACAACGGCTCCGGGACGGTTGCCGAAGTGTGGGTGCCTGGCTCCCGGCTGGTCGGCCTAGGGGGAGACGCCCGTGACCCGGCCACCTAAGCCCGCGTGGAGACACCCGCGACCCGGCTACCTGAGGCCGTGCACCGCCCTAGGGTCGGCTGGGTGGGAAGCCGTCGGAGGCACAGCAAGTGATCGTCGGCAGGCCTGACGGCCGACCGCTGGTGGTCGCCCACAGGGGTGCCTCGGTGGACCGGCGGGAAAACACCGTGGAGGCGTTTGAGGAGGCCGAGACGCAGGGGGCCGACTGGGTTGAGTTGGACGTCCGCCTGTCGGCCGACGGCGTGCTGGTCGTCCACCACGATGCCCACTTCGATGACGGGAGGCTGGTCCGCGAGACGCCGGCTGACGAGGTCCCCGACTATGTGCCCAACCTCGCCGAGGCCTTCGAGGCCTGCGGCGGCATGGGGGTGAACGTGGAGGTGAAGAACCTGCCCGGTGATCCTGACCACGACGTTTCGGATCAGGTCTGCGCCGCGGTGGCCGGGCTGGTGGCTGCCTACCGGCCGACCGACGAGCTACTGATCTCCTCATTCGACATCTCTGCTGTGGACCGGATCCGCGGCACGGATCCAACCCTTCCCACCGGCTGGCTGGTTGTGGAGCGCCACGGAACCGACCTCGTCCTCGATCGAGTCGTAGCCCATGGGCACGGTTCCGTGAACCCGTGGGACGAGCTGGTCGACGAGTCGATGGTGGTGGCAGCCCACCAGCGGGGCCTCCGCATGGTGGTCTGGACGGTCGACGATCCGGGTCGCATTTCCCAACTGGCTGACTGGGGGGTAGACGGCATCATCACTAACCGGCCCGAGTTGGCCCGCCGGGTCATCGATGGTCGCCTCGACGGGACCTGGGTCGACGGCTAGCCAGGCTCGGCCTCGCCGACCGAAGTCAGTCGAAGGCAGCCGACGCCAGAGGGACCACCAGGTCCAAGGCGTCCGGCTGGTGGTTTACCACCAACTCGGTGGCCGTTCCTAGATAGTCGCCGTCGACCTGCCACGGCACGGCCCTCGACGCGACCACCGTGGCTTCGGTGACGTCGGACCGGAAGTTGACCGTCGGGTTGGCGGCCGGTGACGACCGGGTCAGGCCGAGCGAAGCGGCAACCACCGGCAGTAGGCGGGCCGGGGACAGGCTCTGGAAGGTGATGGCGGCCAACGGGTCGTCCAGAGTGGTACCGGGGGCCAGCGACAGGCCCCGGGTGCCCAGATAGGTGTACGGGTCAGTGTTCAGGAACACCGCGAACACCCCGGGTACCCCGGTCGACGGGTGAGGGGCCTCCTCGTCGCCGAGGACCCTGGTAGCCACCCGGAAGGTCGGGTTCCGGTGGTCGTAATGCCGTAGCCACGTGTCGACGGCCGCCACGATGAACAGGGGGTGTCCGGCGAACCGCTTCAGGAGACCGCCCCGGCGCTCCACCTGTTCGACCACCGCGGCGTCGAAGCCCACGCCGGCATGGAACAGGAAGTATCGCTGGTTGATGGACCCGAGCCCGATTCGTCGGATGGAGGCCGCCTCGACGGCGTCCAGCAGAGCTCCCGTGGCCTCGACCGGGTCGTCGGGCAGGCCCAGGGTCCGGGCGAACACATTGGTTGACCCGCCGGGGAGGGCAGCCAACGCTGTGTCGGTGCCGACCAGGCCGTTAGCTGCCTCGTTCAGGGTCCCGTCACCACCCAGGACGACCACCACGTCCATTCCGTCCTTGGCAGCGCTCTGGGCCAGCCGGGTGGCGTGGCCCCGCCGGGTAGTGGCCGCTACCTCCAGGCGGTGGTCGGCCGACAAGGCCTTCTGGATCACGATCCGGGTCCGGGCCGTGACCGACGAGGCCGAGGGGTTGACCACCAGGAGGATCTTCACGACACGGTGGCCATGTCGCGGCGGGCGGGAGATCCGGGGGTGCCGTCCTGAAACGGATCGTCGACCACAGACGAACCCTACGTCGCGGGCCACCTTGGGGCCGGAGACCGCTGGTGACCGACGACCATCGCGAAAACACCTTCCACGGATGGTCCGGTTCTCGTCCTCGTCGGGCACACTTTGCGACATGAACGTCGTCGTGTGTGTGAAGCAGATTCCCGATCCGGCCGACCCCGGGGTGTTGGATCCGGAGACCAGGACCCTCAAGAGGGACGTCAAGCTCATCTTGGACGAGTCCGACTCCTACGGGGTCGAGATGGGCCTGCAGTTGGTGGACGCCGCTGGCGAGGGTGAGGTCACCCTGGTGTCGATGGCCCCCAACAATGAGGTAGGCGGCCTCCGGACCGCCCTGGCCATGGGCGCCGCCGGTGCTGTGCTGATCAGCGACGAGGCCCTGGCCGGCTCGGATGCCCTATCCACGGCCAAGGTCCTGGCCGCCGCCATCCGGCGCTACGAGCCCGACCTGGTCTTGACCGCTACCGAATCCAGCGACGGCTACACGGGAACGGTCCCCGTCCAGGTGGCCGAGCTGCTCGGGCTGCCGTCGGTGACCTTCGGCAAGGAGATCGAGGTGTCCGGTGGCACGGCCACCGTCCGCCGACAAACGGAGGCCGGCTACGACGAGGTGGAGTGCCCGCTCCCCGCCGTGGTCTCGGTAACAGCCGGCGTGGTCGAGCCCCGGTACCCCTCGTTCAAGGGGATCATGGCTGCCAAGAACAAGCCGGTCGAGGAACTCGATCTGGCAGGTCTGGGCATCGACCCGGCCACCGTCGGCTGGGCCGGTGCACGCCAGGAGATCACCGAGATCACCGAGGCGCCCGCCCGCGAGGCCGGCGAAATCATCCACGACGAGGGCGACGCCCACGAGCGCATCCTGGCGTTCCTGGACGATCTCAAGGTCCTGTAGGAGGTCATCATGGGAATCTCGAAGATTTGGGTGTTCGGCGAAGCCACGGAGGCCGGTGCCACCGCGTCCACGCTAGAGATGCTGACCAAGGCCCGCGACCTGGCCGACACCGTCGAAGTGGTCATGTCGGGCGACGCCGCATCCGTGGCCGGTCCGCTGGGTGCCCACGGGGCCACCACCGTCCACACCATCGGCGACATTGAGGGAGCGCTAGCCGGCCCCCGGGTGGCCTCGGCCATCGCCGGTGCCGTGGAGGCAGGTTCCGGTCCAGACATCCTGCTGTGCGCCACCTCGTATGACGGCCGCGACGTGGCCGGCCGCCTGTCGGCCAGGATCGACCGCCCAGTTATCACCAACGTTGTTGACCTGGCGGTCGACGGCGACCGCCTGCTGGGCAGCGAGCCGGTCTTCGGCGGGACCACCGACGTGACCACCGGCTTCACCGACGACGGCCTGGCCATCTTCCTGGTCCGTCCCAAGTCATTCGCTGCCGAGGAGTCGGGCGGCGGGCTGGCTGACGTGGCCGAACTGGCTGTCGGCGACCTCGGGAACACCGGGGCGGCCACTGTGCGCGAGCGCTTCGTCGAGGAGAGCAGCGGTCCGAAGTTGGACGAGGCGGCCGTCGTGGTCTCTGGCGGCCGGGGGTTGGGCGATCCTGAGAAGTACGAGATGATCGAGTCGCTAGCCAAGCTGGTGAAGGGCGCCCCAGGGGCGTCACGGGCCGTAGTGGATGCCGGCTGGGTGCCCTACTCGTACCAGGTGGGCCAGACCGGCAAGGTCGTCAAGCCGACCGTCTACCTGGCCTGTGGCATCTCCGGTGCGACCCAGCACCTAGTGGGAATGAAGGGTTCAGCCAACATCATCGCCATCAACAAGGACGAGGAGGCGCCGATCTTCGGCGTGGCCGACCTCGGCATCGTGGGCGACGTGCACAAGGTCCTGCCCAAACTGATCGAGGCGCTCCAGGCCCGAGGCTAAGGGCCGCCGGCCGTCGAGGCGACCGCTCCGGCGACCCGGATCAACTGGTCCGGTCAGCGACGTCCCGGGCGTCCAATGCCCATGCCAGCCCATCGGCCGGGTCCTCGACGGCTATCAGCAGATGCCAGCCGGTGGGTGGCGTTCCATCGTCCCACCGCCACCACCTGAGCTCGGCGACCGCTCCTCCCAGGTCCTCCCCGTCGGGGGGCCAAGCCTCGTCCAGGCCGGTGAGAGCCGCCGCGCACCACCAGGCTTCGAAGCGGCCACGGGCCATGCCCCGACGCCGACCGTGGGCGCCTCCAGATGCCCCGGCCCATGCCAGCAGCCCTAACGCCTCATCGACCGGCAACCTGTGGTGGCGACCGGGGTGCCCGCTGAGCGAGGCCACGGCCTGGGCTGCGGTTCCCCGGACCGCAGCGGCCCTCCG
The DNA window shown above is from Acidimicrobiales bacterium and carries:
- a CDS encoding PAS domain-containing sensor histidine kinase, translating into MATLADLARTHTDLDDEDIGLLQDLSSTWGLLADLSFADLLLFGRRDGEPRGPLVLLGHVRPTTGTTLYRADLVGQVFESSRRPLATEAFDTGSTTAGTVSVGTDRDVNVVAIPVRRSGRTVGVVVRERFRPESRPTSEQERTYLTVFDRFASMIEAGEFPYRDVERLRHRTPRVGDGLLLVDAEGRIEFASPNAVSVLHRLGMTRGVVGARFGDTGLGSAMLRSAFSRRTAAIDEMERSDEVAVVSHCFPLLDTGVATGAIVLVRDVTELRRRDRQLVSKDTTIREIHHRVKNNLQTISSLLRLQARRLQSDEARAALGESVRRIGSISVVHETLAQSADDDVAFGEIVRPLVRVVEESVSSPLRPLSFTVQDEAGVVPGQVAMTLAVVLTELLQNAVDHAFPPDEVDTSASGTVRIEFDRRADGLAVRVVDDGVGVPEGFDVAEATGLGLTIVRTFVEGELGGRIRLDRVDNGSGTVAEVWVPGSRLVGLGGDARDPAT
- a CDS encoding electron transfer flavoprotein subunit beta/FixA family protein, which translates into the protein MNVVVCVKQIPDPADPGVLDPETRTLKRDVKLILDESDSYGVEMGLQLVDAAGEGEVTLVSMAPNNEVGGLRTALAMGAAGAVLISDEALAGSDALSTAKVLAAAIRRYEPDLVLTATESSDGYTGTVPVQVAELLGLPSVTFGKEIEVSGGTATVRRQTEAGYDEVECPLPAVVSVTAGVVEPRYPSFKGIMAAKNKPVEELDLAGLGIDPATVGWAGARQEITEITEAPAREAGEIIHDEGDAHERILAFLDDLKVL
- a CDS encoding electron transfer flavoprotein subunit alpha/FixB family protein; translated protein: MGISKIWVFGEATEAGATASTLEMLTKARDLADTVEVVMSGDAASVAGPLGAHGATTVHTIGDIEGALAGPRVASAIAGAVEAGSGPDILLCATSYDGRDVAGRLSARIDRPVITNVVDLAVDGDRLLGSEPVFGGTTDVTTGFTDDGLAIFLVRPKSFAAEESGGGLADVAELAVGDLGNTGAATVRERFVEESSGPKLDEAAVVVSGGRGLGDPEKYEMIESLAKLVKGAPGASRAVVDAGWVPYSYQVGQTGKVVKPTVYLACGISGATQHLVGMKGSANIIAINKDEEAPIFGVADLGIVGDVHKVLPKLIEALQARG
- a CDS encoding glycerophosphodiester phosphodiesterase, whose protein sequence is MIVGRPDGRPLVVAHRGASVDRRENTVEAFEEAETQGADWVELDVRLSADGVLVVHHDAHFDDGRLVRETPADEVPDYVPNLAEAFEACGGMGVNVEVKNLPGDPDHDVSDQVCAAVAGLVAAYRPTDELLISSFDISAVDRIRGTDPTLPTGWLVVERHGTDLVLDRVVAHGHGSVNPWDELVDESMVVAAHQRGLRMVVWTVDDPGRISQLADWGVDGIITNRPELARRVIDGRLDGTWVDG